The DNA segment GTCTGAGCCGCGCCTCGCCGCCGTCGTCCTCGCCGCGGGTGGGTCGACCCGGCTGGGCCGCCCGAAGCAGCTGCTGCCCTACCGCGACGGCGTGCTCCTCGACGCGGTGCTCGACCTCGTGCGCGGCCTCCCGTTCCCGCAGCGGATCCTCGCGCTCGGCGGGTCGGCAGACGAGGTGCTGGCTGCGGTCGACACGAGCGGCTTCGACGTCGTGATCAACGACGCTCACACGTCGGGCTGCTCGTCGTCGATCGCGCGGGCGATCCAGGACATCGACCCGTCGCTCGACGGCATCCTCATGCTCCTCGGCGACCAACCGGGCATCCGCCCCGAGGTCGTCGAGACGGTGCTCGCGAGCCGCGGCAACGCGCCCATCGCGGTCACGCGCTACGAAGACGGCATCGGGCACCCGTTCGCGCTCTCGCGCGCGACCTTTCCCGCGCTCGCGACGCTCCACGGAGACCGCGGGGTGTGGCGGCTCATCGAGCGGCTGGGCTCGGCGGTCGCGCGCGTGCGCGTCGAAGGGCGCGTCCCGCGCGACGTCGACACCGAGGACGACTACCGGGCGCTGCTCGCCGAGGTCGCGAGGTCGGCGTGACCGAGCCCTTCCCTCAGGGCTCGGTCGAAGAGCTCGTCCCCGACGCCGCGACCCTCGCGGCGGGGCTCGACGGACGCGACTACCTGGCGGACCCCGGCCTTGCGACGGCCCTGTTCCTCGCGGTCCGGATGCGCCAGCCGCTCCTCCTCGAAGGCGAAGCCGGCGTCGGCAAGACCGAAGCCGCGAAGACGCTCGCCGCCCTCCTCGGCACGCCGCTCTACCGCCTCCAGTGCTACGAGGGCATCGACGCGGGCGAGGCGCTCTACGAGTGGAACTACCAACGGCAGCTCCTCGCGATCCGGCTCGCCGAGGCGCAAGACACCCGTCTCGCCGACGCCGACCTCTTCACGCGCGAGTTCCTCCTGCAGCGGCCCGTGCTGCAGGCGATCGAGTACGACGGGCCGCGGCCGGCAGTGCTCCTCCTCGACGAGATCGACCGCGCCGACGCCGAGTTCGAAGCGTTCACGTTCGAGGCGCTCGCCGAGGCATCCGTCACCGTGCCCGAACTCGGCACGATCCGCGCGACCCAGCCGCCCATCGTCATCCTCACGTCGAACCGCACGCGCGACCTGCACGACGCCCTCACGCGCCGGTGCCTGTACCACTGGATCGACTTCCCCGCGCCCGAGCAGGTGCTCGAGATCGTGCGCAGACGCGTGGCCGGGGCATCCGAACCGCTCGTCGTCCAGGCCGTGGGCGCCGTCGCGCGCCTGCGCTCGCTCGACCTCGTGAAGCCGCCCGGGGTCGCCGAGCTCATCGACTGGGTCATGGCGCTCACGCTCCTCGGCGTCGGGCGGCTCGACGGTGCTTCGGCGGCCGCGACCTGGGGATCGGTCGTCAAGAACCGCGACGACCTCGAACTCGTCGGCGCGCGCGGCGGCGAGTGGCTGGCGGGCGACGATGAGTGAGCTCACGACCATCGACCACGGCGGCTCCGTCATCGCCGTCGACCCCGCTCGGCTCGCCGTCGCGTTCGCGACCGAACTGCGCCGGGCCGGACTGCCGATTCCGCCCGACCGCTCGGGATGGCTCGTCGAAGCACTCCGCCTCGTCCCGCCGCGCACGGGCCCCGACCTCTACTGGGCGTGCCGCACGGTCTTCGTGACCTCGCACGAGCAACTGCCGATCTTCGACGCCGTGTTCACCGCACTCTTCGGCGGCTCCGCCGACCCCGCCGACTCGCGCGGCGACCAGAACGCCCCGCCCATCGACCGGCAGACCCGGCGCACGGCCGCCGACGACCGGCCCACCGCGCGCGGAGCGCGGTTGGCGGCCCCGGGCCCGATGCCGCCCGCCGACGGCGGTTCGGGCGAGACATCCGCCGACGAAGGGAACGACGCGTTCCTCCTCGCGGCGAGCCCCGACGAGCGCCTGCACGACACGTCGTTCGCCCAGCTCACGCCCGACGAGCTCGACCGCATCCGGAAGCTCGTCGCCGACCTCGTGCTCGCGACCCCCCTGCGCCCCGGCCGTCGCACGCGCGTCTCGCCCCACGCGCGCGACCGCCTCGACCTCCGTCGCACCGTGCGCGCCTCGCATCGCACTGGCGGCGACGTCGTACGGCTCCTCCACGCGGAGCCGCAGACCCGCCCGCGCCCGCTCGTGCTCCTGTGCGACGTGTCGGCGTCGATGGAGCCGTACACGCAGGTCTTCCTCGCGTTCATGCAGGCCGCCGTGGCATCCAGTCGCGCCGAGGCGTTCGTCTTCGCGACGCGCCTCACGCGCCTCACCCGACACCTCTCGGGGCGCGACGCCGACCTCGCGCTCGAACGCGCCGCCGCGGGCGCGAAGGACTGGGCGGGCGGCACGCGCCTCGCCGACGGCATCCGCGCGTTCATCGACGAGCACGGCAGGCGCGGCATCGCGCGCGGCGCGGTCGTCGTCATCCTGTCCGACGGGTGGGCGCAAGACGACCCCGCCGACATCGAACGACAGATGGCGCGGCTGTCGCGCCTCGCGCACCGCATCGTGTGGGTCAACCCGCGCAAGGCCGCCGCGGGCTACCAGCCGCTCGCGGGCGGCATGGCCGCCGCCCTCCCCTATTGCGACGCGTTCGTGAGCGGGCACAGCTATTCGGCCCTGCATGAGCTCGTGCGGGCGATCGCCGACGACGAAGCGCCGCGCGCCACGAGACCCGCCCCGAAGCATCCGACCACCATCTCGAGTCACCGCTGACCGGAATAGGAAGAAGGAACCCCTCCATGGAACTCGACAGCACCTTCAAGGTCACCGCCCCCATCGACGACGTGTGGAACACCGTCATGGACGTCGAACGCATCGCGACCGCCGTTCCCGGCGCCGAGCTCTCGGAGAAGGTCGACGAGAACACCTACAAGGGTCTCGTGAAGGTCAAGGTCGGCCCGCTCTCGATGCAGTACCGCGGGCAGATCGAGCTCGTCTCGCGCGACGACGCGGCCCACGTGGCGACGTTCAAGGGCAAGGCGCTCGAGAAGGCCGGACAGGGCACCGCCGAGGGCACCGCAACCATCACCCTCACCGAGGAGGACGGCGTCACGACGGGCGTCGTGCACGGCGACATCGCCCTCTCGGGCAAGGCCGCCGCGATGGGCAAGGGCGTCATCAACACCGTCGCGCAGCAGATCATGGGCATCTTCGCGGGCAACCTGCAGAAGCTCCTGTCGGGTGACGAGAGCGCCAACACCGGGGAGTCTTCGGATGGCTCGGTCAACGGCCTCTCGCTCGTCGCGGGCGCGATCGGCTCGATCTTCCACCGTGACAAGGAGGCGAAGTAGGCACGTATGCGTGACATCCTGGACCCCCTCGTCGCAGCGTGGCGCGAGGGCAAGACGGTGGGACTTGCGACCGTCGTGCGCACCTTCAAGTCGGCGCCGCGCGACCCCGGCGCGTCGATGCTCGTCGACGCCGACGGCGCGGCGGTCGGCTCGGTGTCGGGCGGCTGCGTCGAGAGCGCCGTGTACGGGCTCGCGACCGAGGCGATCGAAGGGGCGCCGCCCGCCCTCGAGCGGTACGGCATCAGCGACGACGACGCGTACGCCGTCGGCCTCACGTGCGGCGGGATCCTCGACGTCTTCGTGGAACGGGTGTCCCGAACGACGTTCCCCGAGCTCGGCGAGATCGCCGACGACATCGCCGCCGGGCGGCCCGTCGCCGTCGCGACGGTCATCGAGCACGTCGACCCCGCGCGCGTCGGCCTTCGCATGGTCATCAGACCGGATGTCTCCGACGGCACCTTCGGCAGCCCCGACGCCGACCGGCGCATCGCCGACGACGTGCGCGGGCTCCTCTCGGGCGGCATCACCGCGACGCTCGGCTACGGGCCCGACGGCGAACGGCTCGGCGAGGGCATGCGCGTCTTCGTCAACAGCTTCGCGCCCGCACCGCGGCTCATCGTGTTCGGCGCGATCGACTTCGCGTCGGCGCTCGCCAAGCTCGGCGGGTTCCTCGGCTACCACGTGACCGTGTGCGACGCGCGGCCCGTGTTCGCGACATCCGCCCGCTTCCCCGACGTCGACGAACTCGTCGTGCGCTGGCCCGACCAGTACCTCGCCGAGCAGATCGAGCAGGGAAGCATCGACGAACGCACCGTGCTGTGCGTGCTCACCCACGACCCCAAGTTCGACGTGCCCGTGCTGAAGGCCGCGCTCCGCGGCCCGCGCGTCGCCTACATCGGCGCCATGGGCTCGCGGCGCACGCACGCCGACCGCGTGCGGCGGCTCCTCGCAGCCGGGCTCGAACCCGCCGAGATCGACCTCGTGCACTCGCCCATCGGCCTCGACCTCGGCGCCCGCACGCCCGAAGAGACGGCCGTGTCGATCGCCGCGCAGATGATCCAGCTCCGCTGGGGCGGGTCGGGCGCGCAGCTCTCGAAGGAGTCGGGACCGATCCACCGCGCGATCGAACTGCCGACGGAGGCGACGCCGCTCG comes from the Agromyces protaetiae genome and includes:
- a CDS encoding vWA domain-containing protein, which encodes MSELTTIDHGGSVIAVDPARLAVAFATELRRAGLPIPPDRSGWLVEALRLVPPRTGPDLYWACRTVFVTSHEQLPIFDAVFTALFGGSADPADSRGDQNAPPIDRQTRRTAADDRPTARGARLAAPGPMPPADGGSGETSADEGNDAFLLAASPDERLHDTSFAQLTPDELDRIRKLVADLVLATPLRPGRRTRVSPHARDRLDLRRTVRASHRTGGDVVRLLHAEPQTRPRPLVLLCDVSASMEPYTQVFLAFMQAAVASSRAEAFVFATRLTRLTRHLSGRDADLALERAAAGAKDWAGGTRLADGIRAFIDEHGRRGIARGAVVVILSDGWAQDDPADIERQMARLSRLAHRIVWVNPRKAAAGYQPLAGGMAAALPYCDAFVSGHSYSALHELVRAIADDEAPRATRPAPKHPTTISSHR
- a CDS encoding AAA family ATPase, which gives rise to MTEPFPQGSVEELVPDAATLAAGLDGRDYLADPGLATALFLAVRMRQPLLLEGEAGVGKTEAAKTLAALLGTPLYRLQCYEGIDAGEALYEWNYQRQLLAIRLAEAQDTRLADADLFTREFLLQRPVLQAIEYDGPRPAVLLLDEIDRADAEFEAFTFEALAEASVTVPELGTIRATQPPIVILTSNRTRDLHDALTRRCLYHWIDFPAPEQVLEIVRRRVAGASEPLVVQAVGAVARLRSLDLVKPPGVAELIDWVMALTLLGVGRLDGASAAATWGSVVKNRDDLELVGARGGEWLAGDDE
- a CDS encoding XdhC family protein, with translation MRDILDPLVAAWREGKTVGLATVVRTFKSAPRDPGASMLVDADGAAVGSVSGGCVESAVYGLATEAIEGAPPALERYGISDDDAYAVGLTCGGILDVFVERVSRTTFPELGEIADDIAAGRPVAVATVIEHVDPARVGLRMVIRPDVSDGTFGSPDADRRIADDVRGLLSGGITATLGYGPDGERLGEGMRVFVNSFAPAPRLIVFGAIDFASALAKLGGFLGYHVTVCDARPVFATSARFPDVDELVVRWPDQYLAEQIEQGSIDERTVLCVLTHDPKFDVPVLKAALRGPRVAYIGAMGSRRTHADRVRRLLAAGLEPAEIDLVHSPIGLDLGARTPEETAVSIAAQMIQLRWGGSGAQLSKESGPIHRAIELPTEATPLVR
- a CDS encoding nucleotidyltransferase family protein, with the translated sequence MPSPSEPRLAAVVLAAGGSTRLGRPKQLLPYRDGVLLDAVLDLVRGLPFPQRILALGGSADEVLAAVDTSGFDVVINDAHTSGCSSSIARAIQDIDPSLDGILMLLGDQPGIRPEVVETVLASRGNAPIAVTRYEDGIGHPFALSRATFPALATLHGDRGVWRLIERLGSAVARVRVEGRVPRDVDTEDDYRALLAEVARSA
- a CDS encoding SRPBCC family protein, whose amino-acid sequence is MELDSTFKVTAPIDDVWNTVMDVERIATAVPGAELSEKVDENTYKGLVKVKVGPLSMQYRGQIELVSRDDAAHVATFKGKALEKAGQGTAEGTATITLTEEDGVTTGVVHGDIALSGKAAAMGKGVINTVAQQIMGIFAGNLQKLLSGDESANTGESSDGSVNGLSLVAGAIGSIFHRDKEAK